CGCCTGCGGTTTCAAGGAACTTCGTTTCTATACTGTTTTGTATCCAAGAAACTAATAGAGTTTCCTGCTTATCAAATTCCGATAAGCTACTGGCTCCCAGGACGTCAGATAATATTTTCCTAAGATGTTCGTCCTTGTTCCATGTCGGGCTTTTAGGGTCTTTCAGGCACTCCACTAATAACATACAGATACGTAAGCAAATAGCTTGATAGGCAAATGCGAGTGCCCACAGGTGTTCACCGGAGTATAGTCTATTTGTCGCTAACGGGCCATTTCTATCTATACAGCCTTTCATTATAGATTTTAGGTTAATGTCCCCAAACAGATCCCTAAATTTAGGGTTATTCAGACTACCCTGGTATTGGGTTACATATAGGACGTCGATGAAGGTTAAATATGCTCCAGTCTCTTTTTTTACGTGTAAAATTTGACCCCAGAGGGTTTCGATCGACTGTAGTTTACGTTCCATTACAGCTTTTTGGCCTGTTAAGAGCGCATTGACTACAAGCTCTGAAGAGCTAATTCCTTGGTCAACTTGGCTCTGTAGTTTGAGCAGATGTTCGCTGTAGGATTCTGCCAGCGTGGCTTTGTGTGTTTCGAGTTTTGTGTCGTATTCGTTTTTGATGCTTTCTTTTATCCGAGTGCCTATCCACTCTCGAAGAAGCCAAACAACGAAACCGGCAGTTGCTGACGAGGTAAGTATAGTCGTTAATGCGAAGTTCATTTCCTAAGGCCTCCTTTGGCTTTCCGTCTTATTTTTTGATGAGGTCAGTTTTTATTGAAATCGTCAAGGTGGGAAGGCGCATGAGAATATCGAAATTACAGCGGACAGTTATTGTTCATGGTAACAAGGAAAAGGCCGCTGCGCGGCAAGGGCTTTTGAGGGGTGTTCGGTTGAGTTGTTATTCTTTAGACAAGGAAGGGCGGCGGTGCCGCCCGGGGCAACGCCGGGCAGTGCGGGCGCGCCCTCCGGCGCGCTCCGCGCTGCCCTGTCGTCGCCCGTGGGCGTGAGGATGCCCAGTGCTTTCCGAAAAGGCCTGGCATTCTCCCCGTTCGCGTCGGGGGAAGCCACCGGCGGGTTCACCCGTCCGCCGCCTGATCCGTTCGGCGCAAGCGAGCTTTGGGAGCACGCTTTCTTGCGCCGCTCGGGGCGGCTAACCCGTGGGCCGACGCTACCGGTTTGCTTTAACGTCTAGGGTCAGCCCAAATGCTGGTATCCCGAACTGCTTTCACTCGGTTCCAAATTTCATCGGTCATGGTATTCTGCCACACACCACCGAGCACCTGCGCGAAAGCATTGTCGGACCTGGCTTTCTGTTCTATTCTGTTTATGACGGCGTTTCCATGATTTGCCAATAGGTCTTCAACTGGACCGGCTGCAAACACCTCA
The DNA window shown above is from Ruficoccus amylovorans and carries:
- a CDS encoding DUF6869 domain-containing protein is translated as MLLDPKIVAQFWLAYWDKSIPERERELSSWVEDLLANAIWKDAEYSLAIVEAIHEADHEQKLIEVFAAGPVEDLLANHGNAVINRIEQKARSDNAFAQVLGGVWQNTMTDEIWNRVKAVRDTSIWADPRR